One window of the Candidatus Tisiphia endosymbiont of Sialis lutaria genome contains the following:
- a CDS encoding palindromic element RPE1 domain-containing protein, with product MLIKRFFISLSVIVCIVVVTLSLLILSGSKGYLDKPIKRAIEFYLDKKNTKIRIGNLQIRNNILSIDKIFMDLAHNTKSEINDFKISFFIDDIRSKPLLVSIVDIDSFSLISKDNQPIIDTKISAKYIVDFFENKIETQLNLSPIKNITLLDSYGKKLPKGEGLCSYESKISTASKKLINCKLTFGEQAYLSFNSILDGSIIQANGNVENIPIMIYQIAEKIIPDNQVILFLQEYIKDGYIRNGEFDINFDKNSLENNRPLAKLAYAEEFEGDAERRTAAYSSVREDSSTASTSKLPAEVELGKRSNIALVKAKLHVVDLEYKYDADFPSLRKVDTDITISGTSVKFILNRAYSGNSLISNGVITFDWQGMDKSNFVISAIAKGPGIDLIDFMSNEDYNQVKKQGIDLRKITGTANSKIGIIIPISPVIKNTYDISTIITGVNAKAFSDNIILKNAKITGTFNGDKLNLIGTGKINDYDSNFTYQYNIDNNNHDDYQHLLKVKTTIVGNNQKFGIFKLISGSSILDFEYKEQRNNRGQSNTGFIKANANLKNLEFYIDKISIHKKLSDEAKLVLTGKLYDGLKGDINFDLSGANNLKIVGKAKVQDIKYDVTLPIIAYGTTDLVGKLLVGKDSLNAEIQGKRLDLSGSNMMQFLEKEGEPQNIHLRVDIDRVRLKNNIMLDKLNLQIDCDKIKCFSGSLNSKIGTRSFKMLLTEKKDMEQWIVTCDNAGALFRGIGMYNNMKSGIINLTLDTKRHEVKKGEIIPILDGTFDIKRFVVTDMSFLTRIVSFVSFPGFMSFILNNKDILFNNMTGSFSYIGNTVSIAKTSATGPFFDFTMKGTIDTNKHQIKLKGNVIPSFFFASTIITKIPIIGKVFSKVAPYSVELKYKD from the coding sequence ATGCTCATTAAAAGATTTTTCATCAGCCTAAGCGTAATAGTTTGTATAGTTGTAGTAACTTTAAGTTTATTAATATTAAGCGGGAGTAAAGGGTATTTAGATAAGCCTATTAAGAGGGCAATAGAATTTTACCTCGATAAAAAAAATACCAAAATACGAATTGGTAATTTACAGATAAGAAATAACATTTTGTCAATCGATAAAATCTTTATGGATTTAGCACATAACACCAAAAGTGAGATTAACGATTTCAAAATCAGTTTTTTTATTGATGATATAAGAAGCAAACCATTGCTTGTTAGTATTGTTGATATAGATAGTTTTTCCTTAATTTCTAAAGATAATCAACCTATAATAGATACTAAAATATCTGCTAAGTATATTGTAGATTTTTTTGAAAATAAGATTGAAACACAGTTAAACCTAAGTCCTATAAAAAATATTACTTTGCTCGATAGTTATGGTAAGAAATTACCGAAGGGGGAAGGGCTTTGTTCTTATGAAAGTAAAATTTCTACAGCTTCGAAGAAGTTAATCAATTGCAAATTAACATTTGGTGAACAAGCATATCTATCATTCAATAGTATCTTGGATGGTAGCATAATTCAAGCTAATGGTAATGTTGAAAATATTCCTATAATGATTTATCAAATTGCTGAGAAAATTATCCCTGATAATCAAGTAATTTTATTTTTACAGGAATATATTAAAGATGGTTATATTAGAAATGGAGAATTTGATATTAATTTTGATAAAAATTCTTTAGAAAACAATAGACCTCTTGCAAAACTCGCTTATGCTGAGGAATTTGAAGGAGACGCGGAACGCAGAACCGCAGCGTACTCTAGTGTACGTGAGGATTCGAGTACCGCATCGACGTCCAAATTACCAGCAGAAGTAGAGTTAGGCAAGAGGTCTAATATTGCTCTAGTAAAAGCCAAGCTGCATGTCGTAGATCTTGAATATAAATACGATGCAGATTTTCCATCTTTAAGAAAAGTTGATACAGATATTACTATATCTGGAACCTCGGTTAAGTTTATACTGAATCGTGCATATAGCGGTAACAGCCTTATTTCCAATGGAGTAATAACCTTTGATTGGCAAGGGATGGATAAATCTAATTTTGTTATCAGTGCCATAGCTAAGGGACCGGGTATCGACCTAATTGATTTTATGTCAAATGAGGATTATAACCAAGTAAAAAAACAAGGAATTGACCTTAGAAAAATTACTGGCACCGCTAATTCAAAAATTGGCATAATAATACCGATTAGTCCAGTTATAAAAAATACCTATGACATCTCTACGATAATAACTGGAGTAAATGCTAAAGCATTTAGTGACAATATCATACTAAAGAATGCAAAAATAACCGGAACATTTAATGGTGATAAGCTAAACTTAATAGGTACAGGTAAAATTAATGACTATGACAGTAATTTTACCTATCAATATAATATCGATAATAATAACCATGATGATTACCAGCATCTATTAAAAGTAAAAACTACTATTGTCGGTAATAACCAGAAATTTGGTATATTCAAGTTAATTTCAGGTAGTAGTATCCTAGATTTTGAATATAAAGAGCAACGAAATAACAGAGGTCAATCTAATACCGGCTTCATTAAAGCTAATGCTAATCTCAAAAATTTGGAATTTTATATTGATAAAATATCTATACATAAAAAGCTTTCTGATGAAGCTAAACTTGTGTTAACTGGTAAGTTATATGATGGTCTAAAAGGTGATATTAATTTTGACCTTTCAGGAGCAAATAACTTAAAAATAGTTGGCAAGGCTAAAGTGCAAGATATTAAGTATGATGTTACTTTACCGATTATTGCTTATGGTACAACTGATCTAGTAGGAAAATTACTTGTAGGTAAAGATAGCTTAAATGCTGAAATTCAGGGGAAACGACTAGATCTGTCTGGGTCTAATATGATGCAATTTTTAGAAAAAGAAGGGGAACCACAAAATATTCATCTAAGAGTTGATATAGATAGGGTAAGGTTAAAAAATAATATAATGCTTGATAAGCTTAATTTACAAATTGATTGTGATAAAATAAAATGCTTTTCTGGTTCTTTAAATTCAAAAATTGGCACTAGATCTTTTAAAATGCTACTTACAGAAAAAAAAGATATGGAACAATGGATAGTTACCTGTGATAATGCTGGAGCTCTATTTAGAGGTATTGGCATGTATAATAACATGAAGTCTGGTATTATAAATCTAACACTTGATACAAAAAGACATGAGGTTAAGAAGGGCGAAATAATACCAATCTTAGATGGGACATTTGACATAAAACGTTTTGTTGTTACTGATATGTCTTTTCTAACTAGAATAGTATCATTTGTTTCGTTTCCAGGTTTTATGAGTTTTATATTAAATAATAAGGATATCTTGTTTAATAATATGACAGGTAGCTTTAGTTATATAGGTAATACCGTAAGTATTGCTAAGACATCAGCTACTGGACCATTTTTTGATTTTACCATGAAAGGTACAATTGATACTAATAAACA
- a CDS encoding UDP-glucose dehydrogenase family protein has product MKLHVIGTGYVGLVSGVMMSYLGHDVTCLDSDISKIDQLKKNILPIYEPKLAEYLPPLVKSGKLRFTASYSAELQNSQAVFITVGTPSLPSGKADLQYIFTAIDNLCPWIKDDCLIIIKSTVPPTTCNQIIDYLNNKNFKFSVASNPEFLREGTAIEDFLNPDRILIGTNNKQAEDLLKEIYRPLITKNIPMVSTDLVTAELTKYVSNAFLATKIAFINEMANLCEKMGANTKDLSCGVGLDKRIGKEFLNVGPGFGGSCFPKDMLALGQIAKHYQCNFQIVNSVINSNYQRPYDMVDKIHDIIGNDLHNRVISVLGLTFKAGTDDVRESPAIKIVKILVDKGANIRVFDPVGMNNAKKEVKNVFFADSALSACKNSDIIIVATEWSEFKDLDWSLIRHQVKSPIILDLRHILDGDMLKALGFKYYLIGIKDAV; this is encoded by the coding sequence ATTAAACTTCATGTTATAGGTACTGGTTACGTTGGGCTAGTATCTGGCGTAATGATGAGTTACCTAGGACACGACGTTACTTGTTTAGATAGTGATATTTCTAAGATCGACCAATTAAAAAAAAATATTTTACCAATTTATGAACCAAAACTAGCTGAATATTTACCGCCATTAGTAAAATCTGGTAAGTTACGATTTACAGCTAGCTATTCGGCTGAATTACAAAATTCACAAGCGGTATTTATTACGGTAGGAACACCGTCTCTACCTTCAGGAAAAGCTGATTTACAATATATATTTACTGCTATCGATAATTTATGCCCATGGATTAAAGATGATTGTTTGATTATTATAAAATCGACTGTACCTCCAACAACATGTAACCAAATTATTGATTATTTAAATAACAAGAATTTTAAATTTTCCGTTGCTTCAAATCCTGAATTTCTTAGAGAAGGTACTGCTATAGAGGATTTTTTAAACCCTGATAGAATATTAATTGGCACCAATAATAAACAGGCAGAAGATTTACTAAAAGAGATATATCGACCTTTGATTACCAAGAATATACCTATGGTAAGTACTGATTTGGTTACTGCAGAACTTACTAAATATGTCTCAAACGCTTTCTTAGCGACCAAAATTGCTTTTATTAATGAGATGGCAAATTTATGCGAGAAAATGGGGGCAAATACTAAGGATCTGTCTTGTGGGGTTGGACTAGATAAGAGAATAGGTAAAGAATTTTTAAATGTTGGACCCGGATTTGGTGGCTCATGTTTTCCTAAGGATATGTTAGCACTTGGACAAATAGCTAAACATTATCAATGTAATTTTCAAATAGTTAATTCTGTTATAAATAGTAATTATCAGAGACCATATGATATGGTAGATAAAATTCATGATATCATAGGCAACGATTTACATAATAGAGTTATTAGTGTATTGGGCCTGACTTTTAAAGCTGGTACGGATGATGTTAGAGAGAGTCCAGCTATTAAGATCGTCAAAATCTTAGTTGATAAAGGAGCAAATATTAGAGTCTTCGATCCGGTAGGTATGAATAATGCTAAAAAAGAAGTAAAAAATGTATTTTTTGCTGATTCAGCACTTAGTGCATGCAAAAATAGTGATATAATTATAGTGGCTACCGAATGGTCGGAGTTTAAAGATTTAGATTGGTCGCTTATTCGCCATCAAGTTAAATCTCCTATAATTCTTGATCTCAGGCATATTCTTGATGGAGATATGCTAAAGGCTCTTGGATTTAAATATTATCTTATTGGTATAAAAGATGCAGTTTGA
- the dnaE gene encoding DNA polymerase III subunit alpha: MQFDFIHLRVQSSYSFLESALTIDRIVELAKLHKIPAICLADRGNLFGSLEFALASCKAGIQPINAAIVNIAFTENSFCEIMLIAKDEIGYKNLLKAVSDSFTKNDRKICNHITFDDLVKYQEGLIILSGYTDGIIGKSLIAKDEELAIFWATKLQSIFADRFYFEIMRHNLAVEQSIEESYIKIASNLGIPLVATNKVLFSDVNMHDAHDVLLCISTGVSKEVEDRKKVSNECYFKSPKEMLELFSDLPNAVQNTVHLAQRCYFMAHANPPMLPNFSSLNINEVDIIKKESTAGLLLRLATKFKRENIAIDEQEDVKQQYLTRLNYELDIICRMDFSGYFLIVSDFIKWSKQQGIMVGSGRGSGVGSVVAWSLLITDLDPLKFGLLFERFLNPERISMPDFDIDFCQERRGEVINYVCSKYGDNKVGQIITFGKMQAKAVIKDVSRVLGLPYKYAEYLTDLVPFNAVSPVTLNQAIKEIKELSIAARGEGLYNLDGQEELIKQVLDTSLVLEGLNRHASTHAAGIVIAGKDLVEILPVYKDLNSEMLVVQYSMKYAEIAGLIKFDFLGLQTLTVITKCLELLKEQNINIDFTNMLFDDQKTYEMLCSGRTIGVFQFESNGMQDSLRRLKPDSIQDIIALGALYRPGPMENIPTYIACKHGLQQPDYLHEMLKPILEETYGVIIYQEQVLEIAKEMAGYSLGGADILRKAMGKKIKSEMAEQEESFVKGAIAKGISRQQAQSIFATVAKFASYGFNKAHASAYGVISYQTAYLKANFPAEFLVVCLNLELNNHDKINLFIQEAKNNNIAIIPPNINLSSGYFSTIATSQEAEEYDKKPKSIIYALAAIKSVTVDFGRILVEERVKNGKFKNIIDVIERLPLKSINRKLLENLIKAGCFDTLHSNRNQLLLSISKLLAYASSYHAEKISDQFSLIKVSSINQQILIDAEPLDNNTASCYEFEVLGLFITLHPLSKHQDLLSRLNISTSINLQNDFLDGSSQIKIAGVIQKKDSRMSSRGRFVILQLSDQFGIFELTIYSEEILKNFVHLLDVQSLVVVSCDLFKDAGGIRLIAKSFATIDDIINEERLEIKLYPQNHSELCQIVDLLKKRINPERNNIRIILLLKVSIDNNFTAKICLPEILSLETEDFEFLNQFTSCSAN; encoded by the coding sequence ATGCAGTTTGATTTCATTCACTTAAGAGTACAAAGTTCATATTCATTTCTTGAGAGTGCTTTAACAATTGATCGTATAGTGGAATTAGCTAAATTGCATAAAATACCAGCAATTTGTTTAGCCGATAGGGGGAATTTATTTGGCTCGTTAGAATTTGCTCTAGCTAGCTGTAAAGCAGGAATACAACCTATAAATGCGGCAATTGTAAATATTGCTTTTACCGAGAATAGTTTTTGTGAAATTATGCTTATTGCCAAGGATGAAATTGGTTACAAGAATCTGCTAAAGGCGGTTAGTGATAGTTTTACTAAAAATGATCGTAAAATTTGCAATCATATTACTTTTGATGATTTAGTTAAGTACCAGGAAGGGCTGATTATTTTATCCGGTTATACTGATGGTATAATTGGTAAAAGTCTTATTGCCAAGGATGAGGAATTAGCCATTTTTTGGGCAACTAAGCTACAAAGCATTTTTGCTGATCGTTTCTATTTTGAGATTATGCGACATAATCTAGCAGTAGAACAATCTATAGAAGAAAGTTATATAAAAATAGCCAGTAATCTTGGTATTCCACTAGTTGCTACCAATAAAGTATTGTTTAGTGATGTTAATATGCATGATGCCCATGACGTATTATTATGTATATCTACTGGGGTTAGCAAAGAAGTGGAGGATCGTAAAAAGGTAAGTAACGAATGTTATTTTAAATCACCAAAAGAAATGCTAGAACTTTTTAGTGATTTACCTAATGCTGTACAGAATACGGTACATTTAGCCCAAAGATGCTATTTTATGGCACATGCTAATCCACCAATGTTACCAAATTTCTCTAGTCTAAATATTAATGAAGTAGACATAATTAAAAAAGAATCGACAGCCGGATTACTATTAAGACTTGCTACAAAATTTAAACGAGAAAATATTGCCATAGATGAGCAGGAAGATGTTAAACAGCAATATTTAACTCGTCTTAATTATGAACTAGATATTATTTGTCGAATGGATTTTTCTGGCTATTTCCTGATAGTTTCTGATTTTATAAAATGGAGCAAGCAACAAGGTATTATGGTAGGTTCTGGTAGAGGTTCTGGGGTAGGATCAGTAGTTGCGTGGAGTCTTTTAATCACTGATCTTGATCCTCTTAAGTTCGGTCTATTATTTGAGCGTTTTCTTAACCCAGAACGTATATCAATGCCAGATTTTGATATTGACTTTTGTCAAGAGCGACGAGGGGAAGTTATAAATTACGTATGTTCTAAATATGGGGATAACAAAGTTGGACAAATCATCACTTTTGGTAAGATGCAAGCAAAAGCTGTGATCAAAGATGTCTCACGAGTTCTTGGTTTACCTTATAAATATGCTGAATATTTAACTGATCTTGTACCATTTAATGCTGTTTCTCCTGTTACACTAAATCAGGCTATTAAGGAAATAAAGGAGTTAAGCATAGCAGCACGTGGTGAAGGTTTGTATAATTTAGATGGGCAAGAGGAGCTGATCAAACAAGTTCTGGACACATCTTTAGTACTTGAGGGGCTTAATAGACATGCTTCTACTCATGCAGCAGGAATTGTGATAGCTGGCAAAGATTTAGTAGAAATATTACCGGTTTATAAAGACCTAAACTCGGAAATGTTGGTAGTACAATATTCGATGAAATATGCTGAGATTGCTGGTTTAATTAAATTTGATTTTTTAGGACTGCAAACTCTAACTGTCATTACTAAATGTTTAGAACTGCTAAAAGAGCAGAACATAAATATTGATTTTACTAATATGCTATTTGATGATCAAAAAACTTATGAAATGCTATGTAGTGGTCGAACTATTGGGGTATTCCAATTTGAAAGCAACGGAATGCAGGATAGTTTAAGGCGTCTTAAACCTGACTCCATTCAAGATATAATAGCGTTAGGAGCGTTATACCGTCCTGGTCCGATGGAGAACATCCCAACTTATATTGCTTGTAAACATGGTTTGCAACAACCGGATTACCTGCATGAGATGCTTAAACCAATTCTAGAAGAAACTTATGGAGTTATTATCTATCAAGAACAGGTCTTAGAAATTGCCAAAGAAATGGCAGGCTATAGTTTAGGTGGAGCAGATATACTTCGTAAAGCTATGGGAAAAAAAATAAAATCCGAAATGGCAGAACAAGAAGAAAGTTTTGTGAAAGGGGCAATAGCCAAAGGTATCTCACGTCAGCAAGCCCAATCCATTTTTGCAACGGTCGCTAAATTTGCTAGCTATGGTTTTAATAAAGCCCACGCATCAGCTTATGGAGTAATATCTTATCAAACAGCCTATCTGAAAGCTAATTTCCCAGCTGAATTCTTGGTAGTGTGCTTAAATCTTGAACTAAATAACCATGATAAAATCAATCTATTCATTCAAGAAGCCAAAAATAATAACATTGCTATTATCCCTCCTAATATCAATCTTTCCTCTGGTTATTTTAGTACTATAGCTACATCACAAGAAGCTGAAGAGTATGACAAAAAACCTAAATCGATAATTTATGCCCTAGCTGCTATTAAAAGCGTTACGGTTGATTTTGGTAGAATATTAGTAGAAGAACGAGTTAAAAATGGTAAATTTAAAAATATTATAGATGTTATTGAAAGGCTACCGCTTAAATCAATTAATCGAAAATTATTAGAAAATCTTATTAAAGCTGGATGTTTTGATACACTACATTCTAATCGTAATCAGTTATTATTAAGTATCTCTAAACTTCTAGCTTATGCTTCTTCCTATCATGCCGAAAAAATTTCTGATCAATTTAGTCTGATTAAGGTAAGTTCCATAAATCAGCAAATTTTAATTGACGCAGAACCACTGGATAATAATACTGCATCTTGCTATGAATTTGAGGTATTAGGGCTGTTTATTACATTACATCCATTATCAAAACATCAAGATTTGCTATCCCGGCTTAATATTTCGACTTCAATTAATCTACAAAATGACTTTCTAGATGGTTCAAGTCAGATAAAGATAGCTGGTGTAATACAAAAAAAGGATTCACGTATGTCATCTCGCGGCAGGTTTGTCATTTTACAACTATCTGATCAATTTGGCATTTTTGAACTAACTATTTATAGTGAAGAAATATTAAAGAATTTCGTTCATTTACTCGATGTTCAAAGTTTAGTAGTAGTGAGTTGTGATTTGTTTAAAGACGCTGGAGGAATAAGACTAATTGCTAAAAGTTTCGCAACTATTGATGATATAATAAATGAAGAACGATTAGAGATAAAACTGTACCCACAAAATCATTCTGAATTATGTCAAATAGTCGATTTGCTGAAAAAGCGTATTAACCCTGAACGTAATAATATCAGAATAATTTTATTGCTTAAGGTTAGTATAGATAATAACTTTACAGCTAAAATATGTTTACCAGAGATTTTGTCTCTAGAAACTGAAGATTTTGAATTTCTCAATCAATTTACGTCATGTTCTGCAAATTAA
- a CDS encoding palindromic element RPE2 domain-containing protein: MLFIVNSGEFGARSDGATPISNRQATSDNAPNFSSIDYSLSN; this comes from the coding sequence ATGTTATTTATAGTCAATTCAGGAGAATTTGGGGCTAGGAGCGATGGAGCGACGCCTATAAGTAATAGGCAAGCGACGAGTGACAACGCCCCCAACTTCTCATCAATTGACTACAGCTTGAGTAATTGA